The following coding sequences lie in one Arachis hypogaea cultivar Tifrunner chromosome 4, arahy.Tifrunner.gnm2.J5K5, whole genome shotgun sequence genomic window:
- the LOC112796380 gene encoding protein DEHYDRATION-INDUCED 19 homolog 7 — MDSDSWISARLSTASRRYYSRSDLYVGGVHEDSDGGGGGGGGGGDDFRAEFLCPFCADEYDVVGLCCHIDEDHPREAKNGVCPVCAKKVGMDLVGHITTQHGNFLRVQRKRRLRKGSSSSTFSILRKELREGALQSLLGGSSFISSSNSEPDPLLSSFIFNPVLSDESESAQPCPSIEAALVKESSNKSSLERKPQQVQLSAEDKVEKARRFEFVQGLLMSTILDDNL; from the exons ATGGACTCCGATTCCTGGATTTCCGCGCGTCTCTCCACCGCCTCACGCCGTTACTATTCTCGATCTG ATCTGTATGTTGGCGGTGTTCACGAGGATTCCGATGGCGGAGGTGGCGGTGGCGGAGGAGGAGGCGATGATTTCAGGGCGGAGTTTCTTTGCCCCTTTTGTGCCGACGAGTACGACGTCGTTGGACTCTGCTGCCACATTGACGAGGACCATCCTCGAGAAGCCAAAAACGGG GTGTGTCCAGTCTGTGCGAAAAAGGTGGGGATGGATCTTGTCGGACATATTACTACACAACATGGGAATTTTTTAAGA GTGCAGCGAAAAAGGAGGCTCAGGAAAGGAAGCTCTAGTTCAACATTTTCTATATTgagaaaagaattgagagaaggAGCCTTGCAGTCCCTTCTTGGAGGTTCTTCCTTCATATCTTCCTCCAATTCTGAGCCAGATCCTCTGTTGTCGTCATTCATTTTTAACCCAGTTTTATCCGATGAGTCTGAAAGTGCACAaccttgtccttccattgaagCTGCCCTAGTAAAAGAAAGCTCAAATAAGAGTTCCTTGGAAAG AAAACCTCAACAGGTACAGCTGTCAGCCGAGGATAAAGTAGAGAAAGCGCGGAGGTTTGAGTTTGTTCAAGGGCTGCTCATGTCGACAATTCTTGACGATAACTTATAA
- the LOC112796378 gene encoding pathogenesis-related protein 10 has translation MGVVTQEYATPAAVPPARLFKAMSLDIHNLFPKIVEPIQSIEFTQGDGGAGTIKKLTILEGGESKYVLHRVDEIDAEKFVYNFSIIGGTGLAETLEKIQFESQLVETPNGGSLRKVHVQFFTKGDAKMSEQDLKASQAKVEGLVKLVETFLLANPDY, from the exons ATGGGTGTTGTTACTCAAGAATATGCTACCCCTGCTGCTGTGCCACCTGCTAGGCTATTCAAAGCCATGTCTTTAGATATTCACAATCTCTTCCCTAAGATTGTCGAACCCATTCAAAGTATTGAGTTCACTCAGGGAGATGGAGGTGCTGGAACCATCAAGAAGCTCACCATCCTTGAAG GTGGGGAAAGCAAGTATGTTCTTCACAGAGTGGATGAAATTGATGCTGAAAAGTTTGTGTACAACTTCAGCATAATTGGGGGAACAGGGTTGGCTGAGACGTTGGAGAAGATCCAATTTGAGAGCCAATTGGTGGAAACACCAAATGGAGGGTCCCTTAGGAAGGTTCATGTTCAGTTCTTCACAAAGGGTGATGCTAAGATGAGTGAACAAGACCTTAAGGCTTCTCAAGCCAAAGTGGAAGGCCTTGTTAAGCTTGTTGAGACTTTCCTTTTGGCTAATCCTGATTATTAG